In the genome of Mangifera indica cultivar Alphonso chromosome 9, CATAS_Mindica_2.1, whole genome shotgun sequence, the window ACATCTCGAAACTGCAACTGGGTGGCTTGGCAAAGATTCTTCCCAATGGTCTATTGCAGCTCACAAACACTTCTGAGCTTAAAAGCGGCTATGCTTTCTACCCTTCTCctttcaaattcaactcatcTTCCTCTCAAGCCCTTTCGTTTTCCACAACTTTTGTGTTTTCCATTGTTTCAGAAGCAGATTTCGGAGGCGATGGCTTGGCTTTTTTCATCTCACCATCTATGAACTTTACTGGCGCTGCCGCAGGTGCATATTTTGGACTCTTTAGTCGTACAAACAATGGCCTGCCTACAAACCACATCTTGGCAGTTGAGCTTGATACTGTACAAAGCCCTGAATTTTATGACATAGATGGAAACCATGTTGGAATTGATGTGAACAGCCTCATCTCTAATCAATCTGCCGCAGCTACTTACTTTTCCGATAAAGAAGACAGAAATGAGACTTTGGAGCTAGAAAGTGGAAAACTAATACAGATTTGGATAGACTATAATGGAACAGAAAAGTTATTGAATGTATCAATAGCTCCACTAAAAGTTTCAAAACCAAAGAGGCCTCTGCTGTCAACACTTATCGATCTCTCTGAAATTCTACTGGAGTCTATGTATGTTGGTGTCTCTGCAGCAACTGGTACGCGAATAAGTGATCACTATATTCTTGGATGGAGCTTCAGCAAAAGTGGACCAGCACAGACCCTTGATATTTCAAAGCTTCCATCACCTCCTCCGCTTCCTCCACCTGTGAAAACAATTGAGGGTCTAGGTCGAACTGCTACTGTTTTTCTGCTGGCATTAGCGGTTGTGCTGTTAACAGTTGGTGGAGCTGTTTACTTtgtgaggaagaagaaataTGAGGAGGTATATGAGGACTGGGAAAAAGAATATGGTCCCCATAGGATCTCCTATAAGAAACTCTACAAAGCAACCAAAGGTTTCAAAGAGAAAGAGGTTATTGGACAAGGAGGTTTCGGAAAGGTGTACAGAGGTGTCCTTCCTTCAAATGTAGAAGTTGCAGTCAAGAGAATCAACCATAACTCAAACGAAGGGATGAAGCAGTTTTTGGCTGAGATTATGATCATGAGAAGGCTAAGGCACAGGAATTTGGTGCAACTCCGGGGCTATTGCAGGCGGAAGGGAGAAGTTCTATTGGCCTATGATTATATGCCTAATGGAAGCCTTGACAAAATCTTATACGGTGATATGAAACCAAACCTTAATTGGTTTCAGAGGTTCCAGATTCTCAGAGGAGTAGCTTCCGGCCTTCTTTATCTCCATGAAGAGTGGGAACAAGTTGTTCTGCATCGAGACATAAAAGCTGCCAATGTTCTTTTAGATGCCGATCTGAATGGAAAGCTAGGAGATTTTGGGCTTGCTAGATTATATGATCATGGTAGTGACCCACAAACCACTAGCCTGATAGGAACTGTTGGTTTTCTGGCTCCAGAGTTTCTTAAGACTGGAAAGGCAACAACTAGCACTGATGTATTTGCTTTTGGAGCTTTTGTGCTTGAGGTAGCATGTGGAAGGAGGCCTATGGAACCTGGAATGGTAGATTTGGCTGATTGGGTCATTGATTGCTGGAAAAAAGGAGCAATTCTTGATGTTTGTGACGCTAGATTGGAAGGCATATACGTTGAAGAGCAAATGGAGTTGGTTCTTAAACTAGGCCTCTTTTGTTCACACTCTAACCCAGAAGCTAGGCCTAGCATGAAGCAGGTGACACAGTATCTGGATGGGCAAGCAAAATTGCCAAGTATAACACCAAATAGCATTGTGATAGGCACAACAGCAGTGGAGAATGTAGCTCTTAACATTGTGTCATTAGATTTATTGCCTAGAAGTAGTTCTTCCCTTTGCTTGTCTAGTGTTGATTCAATCCTTGTGGTAGGCCGCTGAATCAAGACTTTCATGCAATAGCTGCATCCTTAGGACATAAAATGTTTGGAAGGTGAAGAGAAAATGCAGATATTATGATGTACTATGTCTCTGTACCTTGTGAAATAGTAAAACTGACACTACTTGTAGCATAATTGACTTGTTATTCGGTAAGTGTTTTTGTGCTTGCTGGCAAATTCACATGGATTCTGTTTTAGCCTTGTCCTCCATAGCATTATCAAAACAGAATGGCTAAGAGTCCAGAAATAACTGTGCTGCAGGGTTTTCAGCAAAGGGCATTgataaatttagtaaattttcTTCCCCAGTCTCCTTTCATATATTGTATTAGAACAGAATTGCATTTAACTTTAATTCTTCCCTTGACGAATTTGCTGAGTTCGCTAAGCTATTTGGATTTTtcctaataaaataatttctttagaTTTCTATAAAACATCATTCTATTTAAAAGAATGTAAACAACATACACTTAAATGAAATAAAGCGAAGCTTGACATCAATAAACAtcattttagttaaaataatttcaaacagATATGATACATAATAGAGAAATTGTAAGAATGATATAATGCACATTTAGAGGttaaacacatttttatttgacaaaatttttttattttaatacaaaattctaaaagttcaatcatttcaattgaaaaaaaaaaaattgatcaccCAATAATTGTACGTGTTAGCTAAGAATATCCAAATCGTTAATTTTTAACGGCATTAGGTGATAGAAAtggttttgtgtaacatattataaatttgtccatttaataggaaaattaaaaaagttcagtctttctaataataaaaacaaaattaaatcatttcaTTAGAAGAAATCTCACCCAAAGTataatgaaatctcaaacttctatctgttaattttaaaaagcctAAATAcccatatttttgttaaattgtgTGCTATTTTGTTGAAGTGTTGTGATTAACGTATGGAAGGTCCCAAGATCCTAACAGATTACTTCAAGTGTAACCCTGCCTGCTAAGGTCtactttaataaaaatgaataaatgcccATAATTTAACTTGCGGTCATATCTTTAAGAGTAGGGAAATGAAGTACAAAGAGTTTGAGATTAGTTAAAAAGCAAAGTCTCTCTTTGCAAGCACCTCCTTATATACTTCAATGGCGGTAGCTCTGAGGTCACTTCTTTGTTTGATAGTTTAAATGCCCACTTGATTTTCTTGACATCAGCTCAAGATAGAAACCAGTTCATCTACCCAACAAATCCAAACCGCATCTGGATGGCACTACAAAAATCCTCTCCAATGGTCTATTGCAGTTAACCAGTGGCACCCAACTTCAAACACGCCATGCTTTCTGCCCACTTTCAATAAAGTTTAATGGATCATCCTTATAAGTCTCATTCTTTTTCCACTCCTGAAGTAATTTCACAACCAACTGAAATACACAATTTAGGGTCTTGCACAAGATAAG includes:
- the LOC123226216 gene encoding probable L-type lectin-domain containing receptor kinase II.1; its protein translation is MAAAHGFLYLWIVFNLSLFLASAQVDDQFIYHGFNISKLQLGGLAKILPNGLLQLTNTSELKSGYAFYPSPFKFNSSSSQALSFSTTFVFSIVSEADFGGDGLAFFISPSMNFTGAAAGAYFGLFSRTNNGLPTNHILAVELDTVQSPEFYDIDGNHVGIDVNSLISNQSAAATYFSDKEDRNETLELESGKLIQIWIDYNGTEKLLNVSIAPLKVSKPKRPLLSTLIDLSEILLESMYVGVSAATGTRISDHYILGWSFSKSGPAQTLDISKLPSPPPLPPPVKTIEGLGRTATVFLLALAVVLLTVGGAVYFVRKKKYEEVYEDWEKEYGPHRISYKKLYKATKGFKEKEVIGQGGFGKVYRGVLPSNVEVAVKRINHNSNEGMKQFLAEIMIMRRLRHRNLVQLRGYCRRKGEVLLAYDYMPNGSLDKILYGDMKPNLNWFQRFQILRGVASGLLYLHEEWEQVVLHRDIKAANVLLDADLNGKLGDFGLARLYDHGSDPQTTSLIGTVGFLAPEFLKTGKATTSTDVFAFGAFVLEVACGRRPMEPGMVDLADWVIDCWKKGAILDVCDARLEGIYVEEQMELVLKLGLFCSHSNPEARPSMKQVTQYLDGQAKLPSITPNSIVIGTTAVENVALNIVSLDLLPRSSSSLCLSSVDSILVVGR